Below is a genomic region from Glaciihabitans sp. INWT7.
GCGCGTGGCCACCTTCACCGCGATCGAGCCGGATGATGTGCGGGCCCTCGTGTCCTCCATCGAGTTCGTCGTGGAGAACAGCTGAGCATGCGGCTCTTCCTGAAGGACTCCGAACGGCGCCCCGACCCGGTGCCGGTGAAGACCGACGACCGCCGCCCGCTGCTGGTTGGGCTCGCGGTCTGGGTGATCGCCGCGATCATCGTGCTGCTCTTCCTGCGACCGCTGAGCGACTCCGGCAACGGCCCCATCCTCTGGACGTGCGCCGTCGGAATCCTGCTCGGACTCGCCGGATTGATCTACGCGGCGAAGCGCCCGAAGTAGCTCCGGGCTGCGGCCCACGAGGTGCGGCCCGGCGGGACCAGGCCCGAGTCACTCAGACCGAGCGCTCGTGCTCGTCCTCAGGCTCATCGTCGTCGGGCTCATCTTCGTCGGCGTCATCGTCGTCGGTGTCATCGTCGTCGGTGTCGTCTTCGTCCGGCTCATCGAGGTCGTCGATATCGACGCCGTCGAGGTCTCCGCCGTGCAGCACGTCACTCCCGAGGTCGTCGTCATCATCATCATCGTCGTCGTCGGACTCATCGTCCGAATCCTCGTCGTCGGATTCGTCATCGTCGGTCTCGTCCGACTCGTCCGACTCGTCGTCATCATCGTCGTCGTCCGAGTCGTCATCGAGCTCGTCGTTGGACTCGTCATCCTCCACCGCGGTGTCCTGGGCAGCGGTGTAGTCGGCGAGGCGATCCACCCACGGCACCCACGCCGGCGACAGCAGGGCATCGTCACCCGGTGTGAGTTCGGTCTCGAGAACGCTCGCCGGAGTGTCCTCGAGATGGGCGATACTCACGGTCCAGCGCCAGCCCGGGTAACCGGAGAGCAGCGTTTCGAAGTAGACCGTGGTCACTCCGTCACCGCTGTCGATCGATCCCGCGGGGTCGCCGATGGACTCGGCCGGGGTGATCTCGAGCAACGCGGTGCGGCCCAGGTCGAAGTCGGAGTCGAGCGCCACAGAAGCAGTCACCGCGGAAACCTCCGGGGTGGAAGAGGATGCCGCCGAATCAGGCATCGAGTTCATCCGCGACCTTGCGCAGCATCGCGGCGATCGTTTTGCCGTGCTTGCTGTCGGGGTAGCGGCCGCGCTTGAGGTTGGTGCCGATCCCGTCGAGGAGCTTGACCAGGTCCTCGATGATGATCGACATGTCATCCGCGGGCTTGCGGCTCAGCTTGGCGAGGCTCGGGGGCGCTTCGAGCACCCGCACCGAGAGCGCCTGAGCGCCGCGCTTGCCATCGGCGATACCGAATTCGAGTTTGGCGCCGGCCTTGACCGTCGTGCCGGCGGGAAGCGCGGAGGCGTGAAGGAAGACCTCCTGGCCGTCATCAGAACTGATGAAGCCGAAGCCCTTTTCTTCGTCGTAGAACTTGACCTTGCCGGTGGGCATGGCGGTACCTCTTTCACTTGGCTGTGCCCGTAAGCCTACGGGGAGTCGGGGGCCGTATCCTTAGGACTGTGGCAAAAGAAACCCCGGTGACCATTCATCGTAACGAACGCGTGCTGGCCTTCATGATCGCAGGGATCGTGGGCCTGTCGATAGTGGCCTTCCTCACGGTGATCATCGCCACAGCGTCGGGCCTGCCGGGCAACCAGTTCCAGGGGGGATTCTGGCAGGCGGTAGCACTGCTTCCGGGTGTCGGCCTGCCCATCGGATTCCTCCTCATCATCGTGCTGATCGTCATCAGTGGCATCCGGCGCAGTCGCGAGGCGAAATCCGTACCGGCCGCACCAGCGCGCACGACCCGCAACACCAGCACGAAGAAATAGCACGCAGCGATTCAGCGGTGCCGCTGATCTGATGCCACCGAACGGGGGCCGCTGGACCGAGGAACGGGTGGGTAGACATGAGTGACACCCTGTCCTTGGCGACGCGCCTCCGCGCAATGGACGACACGGCCCTCGTCGCCGCTCTGCGGGCACGGGAGATCTCGCCCTCCGGGATCAAGGACTTCTTCGACCTCGCCGAGGCATTCCTGGACCGCGCGTCCATCCAGCAGACCCTCATGCGCCTCGACCGGGAGACGCTCGCGGTTCTCGCCGCGATCGGACAGCTCGCCGAGGAGACCGGGCCGCCCGCCGCCACGGATATCGCCACCCGACTCTCCGCGCTCTCCGGGCGCGAGGTATCGCCCGAATCCGTCTCCGACCGTGTATCCGGGGCGACCACCCTTCTCCTGGTGGAGTCCGAGACACAGCGATTCGCCGCCTACGGCAGCGTCCGCGACCAGTTGCGTTCCTGGCCGGCTTTCGGGCTCCCCTCACTGGCCGACCTCGCCCTGGCGAACGCCCCCGCCGCTCTCGAACCGGTGCCGGATGTCGACCGCCGATTCATCGACCGCCTCGGCGCCGAACGCGCCTTCGCCGCCATCACCGCGATCACGGAGCTGCTCGTCGAAGTGGAGCGAGACCCCGCCCGCGAACTGGCGAAGGGCGGTGTCGCCCTGCCCGACAGCAAGCGCCTCGCCCACGCGATGAGCGTCGATCTCGAATCCGTCGCCGTCTTCCTCGCCGTCGCCGACCGTGCCGGGCTGGTGGCTCGCGAGACCGGATCGTGGATGATCACCGACAGCGGCGCCACCTGGCTGCAGCGCTCGACGGGGGCACGCTGGGCCACGCTCGGCGGCGCCTGGTTCGAGCGCCTGCCCGCGGACATCCGCCAGCTCCTCGGCGAGCGCACCCACGCTCTCTGGGGTGCCGGCCTGCGCGGGTACATCGACTGGCTCTATCCCGCGGGCGGCGACTGGATGGACGAACGGATCGGCGCCTACACCCGCGACGCCGAGCTGCTGGGCATCACCGCCAACCAGGCGCCCACCGGACCCGGGTCCCTGCTGCTCGCCGACGGCATTCGCCCCGCGGAACAGGCGATGACCGCGCTGCTGCCCGCAGAGGTCGAGCAGGTCTACCTGCAGCACGATCTCTCCGTGGTCGCTCCCGGGCCGCTGACGCCCCGGGTGGATGCCCGGCTGCGGTCGCTCGCCGACGTGGAGAGTCGCGCGCTCGCCTCGAGCTATCGCGTGTCCACCTCGAGCGTCAATCGAGCAATGGCCGCGGGTGAGACGGCGGAGTCGATCCTGGAGTTTCTCGGCGGCATCTCGCTCACCGGCATCCCGCAGCCGCTCAACTACCTCATCGGCGAGGCATCCAGCCGCTACGGGCAGGTGAGGGTGGGAAGCCTCGCCGATCCGAGACCGGATGCCCGCAGCTACATCCGCTCCGATGACGAGTTGCTCATCGGCACGATCCTCGTGGATCAGAGCCTCTCCTCCCTCGGCTTCGAGCGCACCTCTGCCACCCGGGTACAGAGCCGCTTTCCCCTCGACGTGGTGTTCTGGTCGCTGAGCGACGCGCGCTATCCCGTTGCGGCGGAGGACGCGGCCGGCGAGATCGTGGCATTGCGCCGGCAACGTCACGCCAAGGCTGTCGCTGCTGCGGGCATCAATCCGGTGGACGCGCTCATCGAACGGCTGCGCCTCGGCGGTGAACCGGAGGACGAAGAGACGGGCCACGCCTGGCTGATCCGCCAGCTGGATGCCGCGATCAAGGCCAAGACGCCTCTCACGGTGACAGTGACCATGCCGAACGGCACGCTCGTGGACTACCAACTCGAGCCGACGAGCGTCGCCGGTGGACGCCTGCGCGGCCGCGACAACCGCGCCGCGATCGAGCGCACCCTGCCGCTGTCGCGCATCGCGGGCATCTCCCCGGCGAAGTAGCCCCGCTCCCCCCGGCATAACTCCTGCAGTCTGGGATGCCTCAGGAGCGCACCCCCGTGGTTGTTGCGCATTTTCTGCTGGCGGCACCACATTGCAGGAGTTATGCAATTCGATCGCTCCGGCGTGCCGGAATGTCGTGGTACACAGTAGCGCGCAATGCACAGTAGTGTGGGATCCGTCGGACTCATGGGCACTGGGACAGGGAGATCAATGGACACCACGCAGTTACTGAAGGGGGTACTGGACGTCGCGGTGCTCGCTGCCATCAAAGATGATGACGGATACGGCTACGACATCGTGCGGAGGCTGAGGGGCGCCGGACTCGACGAGGTGGGGGATGCGTCGGTGTACGGAACTCTGCGGCGGCTCTACACCGCGGGGGTCGTTTCGAGCTACGTTGCGCCGTCCGATGGCGGTCCCCACCGCAAGTACTACAGCATCAACGCCCAGGGGCGGCAGATGCTCGCCGACCAGCGCACCAGCTGGGCCAAGTTCGTCGACACCATGTCGGTGCTCCTCGACCAGACCACTCACCACCCACAGCTTCGAACGATCGGGGAGAAATCATGACAACCGCCACTTCCATCGACCAGACGATCGCCGACTTCGCGGCCCGCGTTCGCCGGAGGCTCGATGACCTCCCCGACGAGGAGATCGAAGATCTCACCGAGGGGCTCGAGGCTGACCTCACGGAGAAGGCGCTCGACGAAGAACTCGGCGATCCAGATGCCTACGCCACCGAACTGCGCTCCGCGGCGGGACTTCCGCCCCGTGCGGCCAAGAGCGTGATGCCGTGGTCGATTGACAGCATCAGACTCCTGCAGGCACTCGCGGCGAGCCGCATCCGACGAAATCGCATCGCGGGTGCCGTTCTCGATTTCGCGATCATTCTCCGACCCGCCTGGTGGATGCTCCGCGCCTGGGCGGCCTTCGAACTAGCCATACTCATCGCAGGAGGGCGGGGCATCGTCTCGGCCCTGCCCGACACCCCATTTCGATGGTTCATCTTCGCGGCGCTCGCCATTGTGAGCGTGCAGTGGGGGCGCAATCTCTGGCTCCCACGCTGGATGAATGTGGTCAGAGATCTCGTGAACGTCATGGCGATACTCGCCCTGCCGTTTCTGTTGACCGCGCTTGCCAGCTCGTCGGGCTGGGCCTACGCGCAATCGGTGAACGTGCAACCAGAGCCGGCTCCGGCCGGGCTCACTCGCAATGGCGGGTCGGTCACGAACATCTTCGCCTATGACGCGGACGGCGCCCCGATCACCGGTGTGCAACTGTTCGACCAGAACGGAAAGCCGCTCTCGGCGAAGCCCCCGGGTGAAGACTTCACGACGATGAGCGATGGCAGAATGCTCGTGCCAAGCACAGAGGTCACAAATGGAAACGGGTGGAATGTCTACCCTCTCGAATCGATTCCCCTGAATTCCATCGACAATATGACCGGAAGACCACGAGCGGATGCGACGGCCACCCCGGTGCAGGCACCATTCGCCCGCGTGCAACCGCTACTCACTCCACCGCCCCTGCGCGACGGCAGTGGCGTGACGCCCGCGCCCGCGGCAAGCAACGAACCTCCGGCATCTGCGGAACCGCCGGCATCTTCCGGGCCGCCTACCCCCTGAGCGCCGACCTCTCCCCCGGCATATCTCCTGCAGTTTGGGATGCATCAGGGGCGCACCCCCGTGGTTGTCGCGCATGCACTGGTGCCGGCACCACATTGCAGGAGTTATGCCGGGGCGAGCGTCGAGAGATGGCCCGCGCCGCAGACCACCCACCCGCGTGACCTAGGCTTGCGAGGTGGATGCGCTGTCTGGACCCCTGATCGTGCAGAGCGACCGCACCGTGTTGCTGGAGGTCGCGCACCCCGCCGCTGAGGATGCCCGCCACGACCTCGCCGTCTTCGCCGAACTCGAGCGCGCACCCGAGCACATCCACACGTATCGCATCACCCGCCTCGGCCTCTGGAACGCGCGCGCGGCCGGTCACACCGCCGAGAACATGCTCGACACGCTCGAGAAGTACTCCAAGTTCCCCATCCCCCAGAGCGTCTCCATCGACATCGCCGAGACCGTGGGCCGCTACGGCCGGCTCGTCATCGAGCGCGACGAAAACGGCACTCTCATGCTGCGCTCGACGGATGCTGCAGTGCTGAGCGAGATCGTGCGGGCCAAGCGCATCGCCCCCCTGCTCTTCCTCCCGGAGGACCAGCGCGGCAAGGGTCCGGCGATCGACCGTTACCGGATCCAGGCCTGGGCGCGCGGACAGGTGAAGCAGGAGCTGGTCAAGCTCGGCTGGCCGGCGGAGGACCTCGCCGGGTACACCCCGGGCACGCCGCATCCGATCGCGCTGGATACCAGCGAATGGAACCTGCGCGAGTACCAGAACCACGCCGTGTCGAGCTTCGTGGACGGCGGATCGGGAGTCGTCGTACTGCCCTGTGGCGCGGGCAAGACCCTCGTCGGCGCCGGCGCGATGGCGAGGGTCGAGACCACGACGTTGATCCTCGTGACCAACACCGTCTCGGCGCGGCAGTGGCGGGCCGAGCTGCTGAAGCGCACGACCCTCACCGAGGACGAGATCGGCGAGTACTCGGGTCAGGTCAAAGAGGTGAAGCCCGTCACCATCGCGACGTACCAGATCCTCACGGCCAAGCGGAAAGGCGAGTACGCCCACCTCGCCCTGCTCGACGCCCTGGACTGGGGACTGGTGATCTACGACGAGGTGCACCTTTTACCGGCCCCCGTCTTCAAGCTCACCGCAGAGTTGCAGGCGCGACGCCGCCTCGGCCTCACCGCCACCCTCGTGCGCGAGGACGGTCGCGAGGGGGATGTCTTCAGCCTCATCGGCCCCAAGCGGTTCGACGCTCCGTGGAAGGAGATCGAGGCCCAGGGCTTCATCTCTCCGGCCTCGTGCTTCGAGGTGCGCATCGACCTGCCCCCGCAGGAGCGGCTCGAGTACGCGGCCTCCGCCGACGACGAGCGCTACCGGCTCGCGGCGACCGCGCCGGCCAAGCTCCAGGTCGTGCGCGACCTGGTGAAGAAGCATGCGGGAGAGCGGATTCTGGTGATCGGGCAGTACCTCGACCAGATCGACACTCTCGCCGAGGTTCTCGACGCGCCGAAACTCACCGGATCGACGCCGATCGAGGAACGCGAACGGCTCTATCAGGCATTCCGCGAGGGCGAGATCACCGTGCTCGTGGTCTCGAAGGTCGCCAACTTCTCTGTAGACCTGCCCGAGGCGACCGTGGCCATCCAGGTCTCCGGCAGCTTCGGATCGCGCCAGGAGGAGGCCCAGCGCCTCGGGCGACTTCTCCGCCCCAAGGAGAGCGGGCTCCCCGCCAACTTCTACACGCTGGTCGCGCGCGACACCGTCGACCAGGACTTCGCGCAGAACCGTCAGCGCTTCCTCGCGGAGCAGGGCTACAGCTACACGATCCTGGACGGCGACCAGATCGCGGCTTGAGGCCCAGGGCAGTGCCCGACTTCCCGCAGTGCCACTGTCATCATTCAGGAAGCTGTGGTGCTGGAGTTACCGGTGGGCTCAGTGAGTTCCCGGAAGTTGACTCTTTACCCATGGGCCACAGAACCTCCTGAATGTTGAGGGGAGAGAGGGGTGCGCTCGGTTCAGCGCAGTTCGTAACGCAGCAGCAGGGTGTCGCCCGACGCGAGCACGTGCCCGAGGGCCAGGTCGCGGG
It encodes:
- a CDS encoding DUF2530 domain-containing protein; this translates as MRLFLKDSERRPDPVPVKTDDRRPLLVGLAVWVIAAIIVLLFLRPLSDSGNGPILWTCAVGILLGLAGLIYAAKRPK
- a CDS encoding DUF3027 domain-containing protein, producing MTASVALDSDFDLGRTALLEITPAESIGDPAGSIDSGDGVTTVYFETLLSGYPGWRWTVSIAHLEDTPASVLETELTPGDDALLSPAWVPWVDRLADYTAAQDTAVEDDESNDELDDDSDDDDDDDESDESDETDDDESDDEDSDDESDDDDDDDDDDLGSDVLHGGDLDGVDIDDLDEPDEDDTDDDDTDDDDADEDEPDDDEPEDEHERSV
- a CDS encoding cold-shock protein, whose product is MPTGKVKFYDEEKGFGFISSDDGQEVFLHASALPAGTTVKAGAKLEFGIADGKRGAQALSVRVLEAPPSLAKLSRKPADDMSIIIEDLVKLLDGIGTNLKRGRYPDSKHGKTIAAMLRKVADELDA
- a CDS encoding helicase-associated domain-containing protein, which translates into the protein MSDTLSLATRLRAMDDTALVAALRAREISPSGIKDFFDLAEAFLDRASIQQTLMRLDRETLAVLAAIGQLAEETGPPAATDIATRLSALSGREVSPESVSDRVSGATTLLLVESETQRFAAYGSVRDQLRSWPAFGLPSLADLALANAPAALEPVPDVDRRFIDRLGAERAFAAITAITELLVEVERDPARELAKGGVALPDSKRLAHAMSVDLESVAVFLAVADRAGLVARETGSWMITDSGATWLQRSTGARWATLGGAWFERLPADIRQLLGERTHALWGAGLRGYIDWLYPAGGDWMDERIGAYTRDAELLGITANQAPTGPGSLLLADGIRPAEQAMTALLPAEVEQVYLQHDLSVVAPGPLTPRVDARLRSLADVESRALASSYRVSTSSVNRAMAAGETAESILEFLGGISLTGIPQPLNYLIGEASSRYGQVRVGSLADPRPDARSYIRSDDELLIGTILVDQSLSSLGFERTSATRVQSRFPLDVVFWSLSDARYPVAAEDAAGEIVALRRQRHAKAVAAAGINPVDALIERLRLGGEPEDEETGHAWLIRQLDAAIKAKTPLTVTVTMPNGTLVDYQLEPTSVAGGRLRGRDNRAAIERTLPLSRIAGISPAK
- a CDS encoding PadR family transcriptional regulator, which produces MDTTQLLKGVLDVAVLAAIKDDDGYGYDIVRRLRGAGLDEVGDASVYGTLRRLYTAGVVSSYVAPSDGGPHRKYYSINAQGRQMLADQRTSWAKFVDTMSVLLDQTTHHPQLRTIGEKS
- a CDS encoding DNA repair helicase XPB — translated: MDALSGPLIVQSDRTVLLEVAHPAAEDARHDLAVFAELERAPEHIHTYRITRLGLWNARAAGHTAENMLDTLEKYSKFPIPQSVSIDIAETVGRYGRLVIERDENGTLMLRSTDAAVLSEIVRAKRIAPLLFLPEDQRGKGPAIDRYRIQAWARGQVKQELVKLGWPAEDLAGYTPGTPHPIALDTSEWNLREYQNHAVSSFVDGGSGVVVLPCGAGKTLVGAGAMARVETTTLILVTNTVSARQWRAELLKRTTLTEDEIGEYSGQVKEVKPVTIATYQILTAKRKGEYAHLALLDALDWGLVIYDEVHLLPAPVFKLTAELQARRRLGLTATLVREDGREGDVFSLIGPKRFDAPWKEIEAQGFISPASCFEVRIDLPPQERLEYAASADDERYRLAATAPAKLQVVRDLVKKHAGERILVIGQYLDQIDTLAEVLDAPKLTGSTPIEERERLYQAFREGEITVLVVSKVANFSVDLPEATVAIQVSGSFGSRQEEAQRLGRLLRPKESGLPANFYTLVARDTVDQDFAQNRQRFLAEQGYSYTILDGDQIAA